The following proteins are encoded in a genomic region of Amycolatopsis sulphurea:
- a CDS encoding NAD(P)/FAD-dependent oxidoreductase, translating into MAAAKSEPTRILILGGGYVGLYTAYGLQKMLRANEASVTVVDPQPHMTYAPFLPEAAAGAIEPRHVVVPLRRVLKRCHVLTARVTKIENERKAVTVEAADGHIETLNYDVLVVALGAVARILPIPGLAEQGIAFKTIGEAIYLRNHIMTKLDEAASTLDPEVRKRLLTFTVVGGGFAGIEALAELEDMTRFAVENYYPNIQPEDIRWVLVEAAGRILPEVRETLGVYTVQQLEKRGIEVYLSTAAKSFENGHVVLSDGTEFDTETIIWTAGVKANPVLAGSDLPLDKRGRLEATAAMQVVGQPDVWTAGDNAAIPDLSRTEADPTATCPPNAQHAVRQATLLAKNIIKVIRGGKPKDYYHKNLGAVASLGLHKGVADALNLKIKGFPAWLFHRAYHLKAMPTWNRKIRILFDWMLGGLFRREVISLGQINNPKEEFDRVTKS; encoded by the coding sequence ATGGCTGCTGCGAAGTCGGAACCGACTCGGATTCTCATCCTCGGTGGTGGATACGTCGGCCTGTACACGGCGTACGGGCTTCAGAAGATGCTGCGTGCCAACGAGGCCTCCGTGACCGTCGTTGACCCGCAGCCGCACATGACCTATGCCCCCTTCCTGCCCGAGGCAGCGGCCGGCGCGATCGAGCCGCGGCACGTGGTCGTGCCGCTGCGGCGCGTGCTGAAGCGCTGCCACGTGCTCACCGCGCGCGTCACCAAGATCGAGAACGAGCGCAAGGCGGTCACCGTCGAAGCCGCCGACGGGCACATCGAGACGCTGAACTACGATGTGCTCGTGGTCGCGCTCGGCGCCGTCGCACGGATCTTGCCGATCCCCGGCCTTGCCGAGCAGGGCATCGCCTTCAAGACCATCGGCGAAGCCATCTATCTGCGCAACCACATCATGACCAAGCTCGACGAGGCGGCCAGCACGCTCGACCCCGAGGTGCGCAAGCGGCTGCTCACCTTCACCGTGGTCGGCGGCGGGTTCGCCGGGATCGAGGCGCTGGCCGAGCTCGAGGACATGACCCGGTTCGCGGTGGAGAACTACTACCCGAACATCCAGCCCGAGGACATCCGCTGGGTGCTGGTCGAGGCCGCCGGGCGGATCCTGCCCGAGGTGCGCGAGACGCTCGGCGTGTACACCGTGCAGCAGCTGGAGAAGCGCGGTATCGAGGTGTACCTCTCGACCGCCGCGAAGTCGTTCGAGAACGGTCACGTGGTGCTCTCGGACGGCACCGAGTTCGACACCGAGACGATCATCTGGACCGCCGGGGTGAAGGCCAACCCGGTGCTGGCCGGTTCGGATCTGCCGCTGGACAAGCGCGGCCGGCTCGAGGCCACCGCGGCGATGCAGGTCGTCGGCCAGCCGGACGTGTGGACCGCGGGCGACAACGCAGCCATCCCGGACCTGTCGCGCACCGAGGCCGACCCCACGGCCACCTGTCCGCCGAACGCCCAGCACGCGGTCCGCCAGGCGACCCTGCTGGCGAAGAACATCATCAAGGTGATCCGCGGCGGCAAGCCGAAGGACTATTACCACAAGAACCTCGGCGCGGTCGCCAGCCTCGGCCTGCACAAGGGCGTGGCCGACGCGCTGAACCTGAAGATCAAGGGCTTCCCGGCCTGGCTGTTCCACCGCGCCTACCACCTCAAGGCGATGCCGACCTGGAACCGCAAGATCCGCATCCTGTTCGACTGGATGCTCGGCGGCCTGTTCCGCCGCGAGGTGATCTCGCTGGGCCAGATCAACAACCCGAAGGAAGAATTCGACCGGGTCACCAAGAGCTGA
- a CDS encoding DUF5994 family protein: MQSGPHTVVATLPAMTATEPPRHAPRLRLKPEAPTTGYVDGAWWPRSVSACPSGPANAERAQTQQREQGGCHG, translated from the coding sequence ATGCAGTCGGGCCCGCACACAGTCGTCGCCACCCTACCGGCCATGACGGCCACCGAGCCGCCCCGGCACGCACCGCGTCTGCGGTTGAAGCCGGAGGCGCCCACCACAGGGTACGTCGACGGCGCGTGGTGGCCGAGGTCGGTATCTGCCTGCCCATCCGGGCCGGCCAATGCGGAGCGGGCGCAAACACAACAACGAGAACAAGGAGGGTGCCATGGCTAG
- a CDS encoding N(5)-(carboxyethyl)ornithine synthase — protein sequence MHQLSLGVIARSRKENERRLPIHPRHLERIDADLRASIYLESGYGEQFGIPDEQLAGSVAGMRSREQLIAECDVILLAKPLPQDLADLRAGQVLWGWPHCVQDDKLTQLAIDRRLTVIAFEAMNHWRRDGSFSLHVFHKNNELAGYCSVLHALELIGSTGDYGRRLRAVVIGFGATARGAVTALNAHGIHDVDVLTARGLSAVGSPIHSATMVHFDHDPSNPGDPRRSHALTGKGRVPLAGFLAEHDIVVNCVLQDTGEPLTFLIEDDLAAFAPGSLIVDVSCDEGMGFSWARPTTFTRPTFVVGRNITYYAVDHSPSHLWNSATWEISEALLPHLRPVLTGPSAWDSHDTVGRAIEIRDGTVRNPAILSFQHRAPDYPHPHR from the coding sequence GTGCACCAGCTCAGTCTCGGCGTCATCGCACGGTCGCGGAAAGAGAATGAGCGCCGGTTGCCGATCCATCCGCGGCATCTCGAGCGGATCGACGCCGACCTCCGGGCGAGCATCTACCTCGAATCCGGCTACGGCGAGCAGTTCGGCATCCCCGACGAGCAGCTGGCCGGATCCGTCGCCGGGATGCGGTCGCGTGAGCAGCTCATCGCGGAATGCGACGTCATTCTGCTGGCCAAACCGCTCCCGCAGGATCTCGCGGACCTGCGGGCCGGTCAGGTGCTGTGGGGCTGGCCGCACTGCGTCCAGGACGACAAGCTCACCCAGCTGGCCATCGACCGGCGGCTGACCGTGATCGCCTTCGAGGCGATGAACCACTGGCGGCGTGACGGCTCGTTCAGCTTGCACGTCTTCCACAAGAACAACGAGCTGGCCGGCTACTGCTCGGTGCTGCACGCCTTGGAGCTGATCGGTTCGACCGGGGACTACGGCCGCCGGCTGCGCGCGGTCGTGATCGGCTTCGGGGCGACCGCGCGGGGCGCGGTGACCGCCCTGAACGCCCACGGGATCCACGACGTCGATGTCCTCACCGCTCGCGGCCTCAGCGCGGTCGGCTCGCCGATTCATTCCGCGACGATGGTGCATTTCGACCACGACCCGAGCAACCCGGGCGACCCCCGCCGCAGCCACGCGCTCACCGGCAAAGGCCGGGTACCGCTGGCCGGATTCCTCGCCGAGCACGACATCGTCGTCAACTGCGTGCTACAGGACACCGGTGAGCCCCTGACGTTCCTCATCGAGGACGACCTCGCCGCGTTCGCGCCCGGCAGCCTCATCGTGGATGTCTCCTGCGACGAAGGCATGGGCTTCAGCTGGGCTCGGCCCACGACGTTCACCCGGCCCACGTTCGTGGTCGGCCGCAACATCACCTACTACGCCGTGGACCACAGCCCGTCCCACCTGTGGAACTCGGCGACGTGGGAAATCAGCGAAGCCTTGCTCCCGCACCTTCGGCCGGTACTCACCGGCCCCTCCGCTTGGGACAGTCACGACACCGTCGGGCGAGCCATCGAAATCCGTGACGGGACCGTCCGAAATCCCGCGATTTTGTCGTTCCAGCACCGTGCACCCGATTACCCGCATCCCCACCGCTGA
- a CDS encoding DUF6307 family protein, translating to MTRETPYISRYERRVKLAQDAVQSRTTLDDKAAFDLAVHLVHVLDTVPEKTR from the coding sequence ATGACACGTGAAACCCCGTACATTTCCCGCTACGAACGACGAGTAAAACTCGCCCAGGATGCCGTGCAGAGCCGGACCACACTCGACGACAAAGCCGCATTCGACCTCGCCGTGCACCTGGTGCATGTCCTCGACACCGTGCCGGAGAAAACGCGCTGA